The genomic interval CCTTCAATTTTATActtaagattaaaaaattagatatcCAAAAAAAATGAGTTTGTGCCAAAAATAATCATATGGATTTCTCCCTCTTTcgattcatcaaaaagggtggtaagaaattcacaaaataaagagaaaaatgaAGTAACACATAccatgcataaaaaaaaaaaaaatcaaactcataacaTCCAACAAAACTaagaaaaataacatccaacaaaataaaaaaataacatccaacatAACTAAAGAAAATAACAtccaacaaaataaaaaaaaaaaatacatccaACATAACTAAAGAAAAtaacatccaaaaaaaaaaaagataacatcCAACACATAAAGTCAGAAGGCACTAAGCCtttgcacaaaaaaaaaaaaaagaaacatgagtaaaaatgtaaaaaaaaaaaaaaaagataataaaaaaatgcaAGAAAACTAATGTGGTGGAAGTCGAAAAcgatccatgtatgccctccattgtATCATTTTCTCTTACATATTGTCAAACCCTTGCTCCATGTCTCCTCTCAATGTGGCAATATCACTCCTTATGGTTGTCATTGTTGgattatgttttaccaggatttacatttactaccatgtatattatttaacatcctatatatgaatctctaaaacaatgtaatttaaacacatataaagtttgagaaaccttacagtgggtgcagcggaatattaatggctccttccactcagatctctaacccttgtattctgtctgtagcagagtatcaccaagatctgagctcgaatgtcattctcttgattctggattcttcacagccttacacactatgattgagttaccacttgatgtgtgtgggcacttactctatcactcaaggtatgaaagtATGAAgagagaaggagaagaaggtgGTTCGAAAATAGAAGGAGTGAAGGCTCACGAAAATTTTGACTGAAGGTGaattttcatcatcttttagtgtgagccatcactatctatttataggcaaccacctaggtttaggttagaattaattatgcattaaaatattaaaaaaatcaaatggaAAATACCCTACAAGTGGTCGCCCATGGATatgtgggccccactttggaattttgccatttttcaacaatttttcttattttctcaaaaataccatttttcaaattttaaccacttgaatgccaaaactatttatttaataattaaaattaattatcaaataaaattgtcatttaatatatttattaattagacttaataaagcctcttaattaataaataaatcctagaatctcttttcttcacatttaagcccttgcttagtgaaaattcataaactagacatagtctaattttagaattataaataattaattaaaatcaattaactgagtcttacaagcagtatgatctcaactagtatggggaccatgggcctatacaaccgagcttccaataagcagaattagaatttaccaagtaaattccctaacttattaattccttattgcatccaccatagaacttggaattgcactctcagtcacatagaacgctctatatgttccacgatatagatacactataaacatttaaccatcgttctaatcttaacaatcaaagatcctctatagatgatttgcACCGAGtggggataaatttaccgtttcacccctcaatgtattttatccttaaaacacttagcttcctataaatgatatttcagtgagctaatataatcgctgaaataagagctcttccatttatctctattaagccaagctcaaaggaaatcaccatttctatgtccagatagaagctatagattccatatctatgtttagcgctcccacttaattgcactatcatgttcccaaaatgtacgtatcaccttgatcAAAAAGTAGgcataactaacaaatcaaagaacatgaatagtactcctgagattgaacctaagcatgttaGGATTaaaatcttttgatctaagatcaaccagtgatattgacttagaaagatacaacggtaagattataatatctttactaagatcaatatcggtcccagtccaatgtatactccatacattcgaaactagcatactttgccaatgttctggaaagaacataacacttatccaatgtgtaagtacacttcatcgctgattatcacatcagtgtaaatccagtgcactgatgaatcagggacattgtcttttgaagcatataatcacaattacattccactgtgttaacATCACTGTGATTGTGAATAATTAtacgttctggacttaacagattttgtatatattaaaccataaacatgaaaactacatgtaaacataaatgacttctaatcttttattgataacaaatcagaatagattgaaatgggttttatttagggcataaaatcccaacagtcATCTCATGTTTAAGAGTAGAAAATTGGTTGTTCATTTCACCTCTCAAGTTGTTAAAATTAGAAGTCATGGAGGTGGTAAGGTTAGAAAAAGCTTCTTCAAGGTTGAAATGAAGAGCTTGGGGTATTGGAGGCACTTCCTCTTCGGCTTCCTCTTCACTTTGAGCTTGGACTTCTTGCTCTTCCCTTTCACCTTCACTTGGGACCAAGTGTGCTTCCTCATGGGCATGTGATGTTGGTTTGGTGGGAATCCACTTCTTTTCCTTTTCATTGAATTTGTAGCGCATGGATTTGAATGTGATCTCACCAAGAGTGTCGGAATCCTTGGGTTCATAAACATCAGTTTCATCTTCTATTGGGATTCCTAGAAGTGGGAATAAGTAGCAAAGGAGATAACCATAGGGTAATGCCCTTTTTAGGGAAGGTTTAAACACTTCACTCATGGTTTTAATGatgaactcaaagctaggtccatagctttgaagaccaaggacgtaggtggctgAGTTCTACagaaccttgtaaaaattgaGAGTTTGCAATTTCTaacccttaaactctttactttacaagtttgattatttgttataatatattgcttgccatattacttgctcttatttgattaagtggttaattacttaattttgtgttaaaagtttcaATTTACCAAAATTAGTTTTCACCCCCTCTTgaaaacatatcttgggctaacaattggtatcagagccaagttaacgggcttgactaaccttTACAACTGgaaaattttcaccaaggtgtttccaaacctcttacaatagttttgcACCATTGAgaactattaacctctttctcagaTTGTTGAAGTGTCAATCTCACTATAATTGGGTTGTTTACAATACCGGTGCTTACCTCATCTCAATCACAGTATGAAAATGTGTTTGAAATTACAagtaaaatcactctagaaatatgataatACAATGGAAATCTAGAGTGATAACCAAGCACACTTAGGATGAATAAacacaaattttggctcaaagtgtgtgaaaagtgtttgttggattttaaacttggaagctcattaatctcacttagataggttaggtGTATGACATAAATGATCAACCAACTTGATTATTTGAgtgaaaatcgagtttatatagtgttgggATGAAAAATAGCTGTTTATAACCGTTGGACACGAAAAATGAGACTCCCACTGGGAAAACCAGTTCAGAATCGGTTAGCCTCTTTGAAACTGGTTAACCTAAATCCAGGCAGTTGAAAAAGTCCAATTTTTTGCACTAAAACGACCATAACTctctactcgattatccgatttcaaaaatttcaattttgttctcttagttaaattgttgcacaagttagtgaatgtgcaaaaatttgaatttataaaacttagtgtgctatgtaaatcactttaacaagactgaagtaaatttataccatttgattttgagtagtcttgatgtagatgagcctcctagcttgattttcatgtttttgatcccatgttaACTTTTCCTAAGAGTTGACTTTGACATTGACTTTGACTTttgggttgacttttgactttgggcttttgaagacctcttagggtcttgagttgttgatcccttgatgaatcttttgctcttgatatgcttgttgaatccattttgggtcactttttgaagtttcgtaaaaataccaatttgtcttgaaaatttattttctcttttaaatttgctacaaaatcaacaaattattagtaacaaataataatcaaatatttgttaataatCAAAATAAGGAGAcctaaaagtttgagttaacaaccTTTACTTTAGTTTAATGGATGTTGCTCATTGAGGTGATTCAAATTGCTCAAAATTGGGAAAAACAATTGTTTTGCCTTCGTCACACACTTGGGGACCCCGATATAGAGTACAAAATTATCAAGATGCTATGACCATTTGTAAATGGGTTGGATATCCTGATTTATTTCTTACTTTCACTTGCAACCCAAAGAGGCTAGAAATAAATGACATGATTAATTTAATTGGTCAAAAAGACGATTAGAATAGGGTTGATATCATATGCAGAGTTTTTGAAATAAAGTTGAACCATCTAATGCATGATTAGAAAAATGAACAACCTTTTGGAAAAATAATCGCATGTAAGTTCTCATATTATTGAATTTACAACAAAATTAACTTATTTTAAAATGATGTTTTATGAAAATTCTTTCACAGTTTTTCCAACAATTCTAAATGTAACTTTTAACATTTTCTCAATGTTATTGCAGGTATATACACAATTGAGTTCCAAAAAAAAGAGGATAGCCTCATGCACACATACTACTTTTCTTGCATTCGACATTAAAAAATCCTTCAGCAGAACATATAGACAAAATAATAAGTGCAGAAATCCCACACTCAAATATTGATCATGATGGTTATAATACCGTTAACAAATTTATGATTCATAGACCTTGTGGAAAACTCAATTCAAACTCTCAATGTATGATGCAAGGTAGGTGCACAAAACATTTCCTAACAAAATTTAATGATCGGACGACAACAGACGCAGATGGCTTTCCAGTCTACAAAAGAAGAAATAAAGATATACACATTGAAAAGAAAGGTGTCATTTTAGATAATGGATATATGTCGTCccttataataaaaatttgatTGTCAAGTTTGATGCGCATATCAATATCGTGATTTATAATTACTCTAGATCAAtcaaatatctattcaaatatGTTCATAAAGGTTCTGATAGAGCAACTATAAGAATAGAATTTATTGATACTTTTGAAGAAATAGATGAAATCAAAACATATTTAGACTATAGGTATATATAAGCAACTGAAGCTTGCTGAAGAATCTTTCAATTTGACATACATTATAGAGAACCATCAGTTGAAAATTCCATTCCATTTGCCTGGAGAGCATACAGTTTTATTCGGAGAAAAAGATTATGTTGATGATGTTCTTTCCAAACTTGGAATAAGACAAACAAAGTTCAGTGAATGGTTGGAGACAAAAAGTAAAAATGATGATGCTCGAGAAATAACTTACTCTGCTTTTCCTTCATATTGGGTTtggaattcaaaaaaaaaaatatggaccAGGAGAAAAAATAGTGCGACTATTGGAAGAATTTACTTCGCACATCCTTCAACTGGCGAACGCTTCCATATGAGAATGTTGCTTAATTTTGTCAAAGGATGCACTTCGTACGAAAATATTAGAACATTAAATGGGATCAAATATCCTACTTTTAAACCCGTGTGCTATGCTTTAGGATTATTAGATGATGATAAGAAATGGATTGACTGCTTGACTGAAGCTGCACTATGGGCAACAGGAAAGGAATTAAGACACCTTTTTGTCACAATACTCATTCATTGCCAAGTTTCAGATGCGTTACAAGTTTGAAAATCTAACTATACTACATTGTCAAAAGATATAACTTCATTGCAAAGGAAAAGATTTAGAAACAAAGATCTTCAATTAACTAAACAACAAGTTGAATCATACACTCTATACAAAATTGAAATGATTATGTTGAAGATGGGAAAAAGTTTGAAAGCCATAGATGGAATGCCACTTCCTAATTCTTCGTTAATAGGATATTAGGTAATAGACTAATCAACAAAGAACTTGATTATGACagagaataattaaatatattgcaTGAGAAATCATTTGCTTCTCTAAATCCTTGCCAAAAGTCAGCTTATGAAGCAATAATGCATTCTGTAGAAAATGAAcaaggaaatttattttttatcaatGGACATGGTGGCACTGGTAAAACATTTTTATGGAATACAATTATTGCAAAGCTTAGATCTCAATCCAAAATAGTCTTGCATGTAGCAACTTCAAGAATATCTGCTTTGTTATTGCCTAATGGTAAGACAACTCATTCAAGATTTCATATTTCTTTGGATGTTACAGCAGAGTCAACTTGTGAAATTCGTCAAGGTACCCTATTAGCTAAACTTCTTATGAAAACTTCATTGATCATTTGGGATGAAACACCTATGGCAAATAAATTTTGTTTTGAAGCTTTAGATAAGACCTTAAGAGATATTCCAAGAACAAGGTTTGAAAGTTGCTCTAAAAAATCTTTTGGGTAACTTACAATAGTATGCGGTGGTGATTTTAGACATATATTACCAGTTGTTTCAAAAGGTACAAGAGCTGACATCGTTGGTGCTTCTCTCAACTCATCTTACTTgtggttattttttaaaatatatgagctCAATCAAAATATGAGGTTATATAATGGAAGTTTAAGTGGATATGAGGCTGATAAAATAGCTACTTTTGATAAATAGTTGTTACAGATAGGAGATGGTTCATTATATGATGACATTGACAGAGAATTAATTAAACTTCCTTCTGATATATGCAAAAATTTATCTCAAGATCCAGTGAAATTCATAGTTGAAGCTATCTACCCATCGCTTTTACAAAACTACAATGATCCTGCATATTTGAAAGAAAGAGCAATATTAACACCAATAAATGAAATGGTCCATGGATTGAATGAAATGATTATGAATATTATACCAGATGAAGAGAGAATATATTATAGCTCAGACACTATATGCAAAGCAAATATAAGGACAAGTGATGATGATCTTTTGTATCCACCTGAATTTTTGCATAGTTTGAAATTTAATGCAATACCAAATCACGACATTCGACTTAAGGAAGGTGTTCCAGTAATGCTCCTTAGAAATCTAAATCAAACAGAAGGCTTATGCAATAACACAAGATTGATTGTTATACATCTTAGGAAATGGTCCATTAGAGCTTACATTATTTCTGGAACAAATATCGGTGAAAACGTCACAATCCCAAGAATTATCATGTCTCCCAACAAATTGAAATGGTCATTAAAGCTTAATAGACGACAACTTTCTTTAGCACCATGTTTTGCTATGACAATATATAAAGTCAAGTACAATCTCTTAAACATGTTGATTATATCTCCCTAAGCAAGTATTACCCATGATCAATTATATGTTGCTGTCTCTTGAGTCACTACAAGAGAAAGATTGATCATACTAAACGATGATGATGAGATGGAAGATAGAACcttcataaaaaatattgtttacAAAGAAGTctttcaaaatattattttaaattatattttatcatAATATTTCTTCATAAAATTAACAACAACTATATAAGGCATACTTTTTTACactaacaatataaaatactttaaaattaaattataataattaaactattttattttaaatcaatTATTATAACGCGCGCAAGGTGCAGTCACCTAacctagttatatatatattttatattattgctCTAACCACAAAGTTCATAAATTCTGGACTCAAACTTGATTCGAACTAAAATACTCGATTGTGAGTATGCTACGCTAACTTGTCAAAAATTACCTACAAAATGAACCtactatatattaatttttattaaaaagaagaaaaatatacgTTAAACCAATAATGTCTATTTTGAGATATTTTTGCTATTGAGTTCTGAATGTATCGTTAGTTATTTGGTAAAAGAACTGACTAAATtccgaaaaaaaaaaacgtactagattaaaaaaaaaaaaagaaacttacTAGATAGacataatttaaaaagaaaagaaaaaagattcgATTTTACCAGAAAGCCCCTGCTCTCCTCCTCCTGTTCTCCGCTTCGGATCTTTTGAAACCTCGCGACTGCACTGCCCTCGATCGGGAACTGATAAATTAGAGTTCaagagggaaaaaaaaaaataataaaaaaaaaaaactacggCCGAGAGAATAGTGCCtgaaaaattagtaaaattagacAATCCAATCGGGTCCTGATTCACCGAAAATGGTGGTGGCGGTCTTCCTCGATTGAGCTGTTCCTACAGGTTTCTTCTGGTTCTATTTCGAAGCgtttagtatattttcattCATCGCTTATTGGATTGGACCTTAATTTCGCGAACGaatctttgtttttatttactCGATGATTGTCGATTGTTAGTCTTGGTCAGTCGTTTCAAATTTCAATCTGAATTTTGGtttatgcaattttgaaaatactAAGTGATGCTTcgacggttttttttttttttacgaatTTCGAGTGGTCCAAACTTATCGTATGGCATCATGCAGATTGTTTGTTTACCGAGAAAATTGAGTCGAACAAAAAAGGAAGTGGAAGTAGTTTAATTAACGAGAGAGTAACTGAGTGGAATTGAAGGATAATAAGTTTATAGTCATCTTCCAGCCTTGGATGACTAAACAACACCTTTGGATAAAATTTGTTTCAGTAATGGAGTTGAACTGTTGAAATTCTATACAACTTTATCAAGCTTTTCATTTAAATGAGAAGTTACTAAACCTGAGATGGATATTGTTGCAACATTTGCGTGATTGATCTTTTCTAGTTGGGGATTTTGTACTTTTATTTGTTTACActgtctttttattttttattcagtGGATGCTTAAGAATTGTTCCAGTTGGTCTCTATAATTATCGTTTCATGTTTATTGCATATCATATATGAGAAAGTAGAGTTTTCGGTCACTATTCTTTTTAATTTGTCATCCTTCGCTGCATTCTTTCTTTCTTGATGCAGAAAAGCCTACGGTGGCACAATTACTTTACCATTCGATTTTCTCGTTTGCTTTCTTGTTCACTTGAAGTATCACAATGAATCCCTCTTCGAGTGGTGAGGAGCTTGCTATTCTGCAGTTGCATAAATGGGACTCATCTTATCCTAAACTAAACTTGTCAGAGTTTTGTGAAGCTTTTATTTCTCCCACAAGGCAGCAGTTATTGTTGTTTTCAAGGCAGAATGAAGCTTTGCTACTGCCTCTCTTTACAGGTTAATTAGGTTTATTTATCCCCTGTAACTTTTATTGACACTGCCAATGTTCTTTTTATAGGATTGTGTATTAAAGTTTTACCTTTTTTACTTTGCTTGCCGGTGCCTTTGACCACCCCACCATCTAACATATTAACTTGTTTATAAAATACCCATTTGTGTTTGCAGAAGATTGTGGTGTGACTAATGAAGTGAAGAATAGTTGTAGTGAAAATGTTTACTATCCAGGTTCAGCTTTAGATCCAAGAAGAGATGATATGCCATGTCCTTCTGGATCTGTAGTGGATTTTGATAGCGGTTACTCTTTTGAATGTGAATCATTATCTGGAAGGTCTGCTTATTTAGGTGATGTGTACTCTGTTGCCTGGGGTGTTTGTGGGGATACATATAATCAGCACAAGGATGCTTTATTTAGAGAGCTTTTGTTTGTATCTGGTAGCCATGGTGTGACAGTTCATGCTTTTTGTGAAAACAATACAAACACTACAATATCCAGAAGTTCTGAAACTGCATCACAGGGCAAGTTTGAACAAGGTGAGTGGGTGGAATGGGGGCCTTCTGTTACGCCAACTTCAAATGAAAAGGTAGATGAACCTTTTAGTTCATTTCATGAGACCAATAGGAACGTTGAGGATGTAAATACAACCAATGGAAATAGTGAAAGTCCACAAGGAGATGAGAGGTCAAGAGGTATTGAATCGAAGTTATGGTTGCAATCCTTTCTTGCTAATGTTGAAGATTTTGAATCTGATGGTCAAAGATGGACCAGATTTCCTGATAAGTCATCATTTCCTCCCTCAGCCAAAGTTGTTTCATTTCACATTTTTAATAGTGGTTTTCCTTTTAAGGACTTCGTACCTCATAGTAACTCTTTGTTAAAGGAGTGCCTGAAGGAAAAGGTACGTGATTCAGGTGGTGATGGGTCTACAAAATTAAATTCATCTCCATCTGGTCCTAGTTTTGAGCCAGATGTTTTGTCTAGTTCTTTTAGTGTTGGGAAAAGCAGTATGTACAAATGCTTCAGAGTATTCTCCAGCAATTCACACTATGTTGGATTTGCTTTGACATTGGTGGATCCTGTATCTACTGATAAGAGGGATGAAAGTGCTAAAAACCTATACAAAAACTTAGTCCTTGTTGCAATGTTGGACAAATGGGCGATCCAGTGGGTTTCGCTAGTGAAGCTGGAGGAAAATCAAAATATAGGCCCACTGGTTGAGTGGAcagatttttgtttttttaataatcTTCTTGTTGCTCTCACTTCTTCTGGCTTTGTCGTTTTTTATTCTGC from Cannabis sativa cultivar Pink pepper isolate KNU-18-1 chromosome 4, ASM2916894v1, whole genome shotgun sequence carries:
- the LOC115713441 gene encoding uncharacterized protein LOC115713441 codes for the protein MHSVENEQGNLFFINGHGGTGKTFLWNTIIAKLRSQSKIVLHVATSRISALLLPNGKTTHSRFHISLDVTAESTCEIRQGTLLAKLLMKTSLIIWDETPMIGDGSLYDDIDRELIKLPSDICKNLSQDPVKFIVEAIYPSLLQNYNDPAYLKERAILTPINEMVHGLNEMIMNIIPDEERIYYSSDTICKANIRTSDDDLLYPPEFLHSLKFNAIPNHDIRLKEGVPVMLLRNLNQTEGLCNNTRLIVIHLRKWSIRAYIISGTNIGENVTIPRIIMSPNKLKWSLKLNRRQLSLAPCFAMTIYKVKYNLLNMLIISP